A stretch of DNA from Coccidioides posadasii str. Silveira chromosome 4, complete sequence:
gaaaaaaaaaaaaaaaaaaaaaaggaggcaTGTAGCTAGAATGTTTCTCAAATCCGCTCAAAATCAAGCGAAAGAATAGATAGCCGAACTCACTGGAAATAATCCGTGCACATATCTCTATCACCGGCATTGCGcctcatgcacttgatacTCCGGTCGGCAAACTCCTGACAAGGATCGAAGAATTGGCTTGCGGGTTTGCTGGTTCAAGAGTTAGCTGGGGGGAGCAATCAATCGCCTACAGAGCACATGTAACGGAAGATGATTGCTTCCACCAATGCGGCCATTGATAGAGCTAGACAGTGAGCAAGGATGTGATAGGTGTTCCGGGTGGATGACTAGGAATTAGGATCACGAATCAAAGATTACGCTTTATAAACTCAATAAGAGGATAGAACGAGGAGAAATGGTACTATGGCAGACAACAGCAGGAGATAAAAGAGTGCCCCGCGTCGGGGATAAGCCAAggggcaaaaaaaaggatggtTGATGAGGATCACTTCGACTTGGACGCGACCACCTACTGTTTGAATTGCTGTTCGGCCTTCCCCCAG
This window harbors:
- the COX23 gene encoding Mitochondrial copper homeostasis protein (EggNog:ENOG410PQT9~COG:O); translation: MSAQAGAAQAKEDESHKYWGKAEQQFKHKPASQFFDPCQEFADRSIKCMRRNAGDRDMCTDYFQAYRDCKKAWMTQRKEASR